ATGGGTCAGGACGGGTTGGTGATGGCGAACGGGAGTGTGTCGAAGGATGGGGCGTCGGGAGAAGCCTGGAGCAAGACCTGCCAGATCCTGAGGCGGGAGCTCGGCGAAGCCACCTTCGGGTCCTGGCTGGGCCAGGCCTCCCTGCGGGAGCAGGACGGCGATGTCTGCCTGGTGGCCGCCACCGGCGTCGCGCGGGATTGGATCCGTCGTCACGCCTGGCGCCGGATCGGCGAGCTCTGGGCCCAGAACGACCCCATGGGCCGCAACCTCGCCCTGAAGTCGAAGATGGAGTTCGAGGGCCAGGCCTCCGCCGCGCCGGCCCCGCTTGCCGCTGCGCCTGCGGCGCAGGCGCCCGCAGCGGAGCGCACCGCCCCTGAGGTCTCGGCCCGTCGTCCCGCGCCGGAACCAGCCGAGGCCCGGCCCAGCCTGTCGGGCGCCCGCCAGCAGGGCCTGCAGGAGCGTTTCAGCTTCGAGACCTTCGTCCCGGGGCCCTCCAACGAGTTCGCCTTCGCCGTCGCCCGCCGGGTGGCGACCTGGGCGGATGGACACTTCAACCCGGTGCTCTTCCACGGCCCCTACGGCTTCGGGAAGACCCACCTGCTGAACGCCCTGGCCTGGGAGGCCATGAGCACCGGCGAGGCCAAGCGCGTCGTCTACCTGACCGCCGAACGCTTCACATCGACCTTTGTCCGCGCCATCCAGGACCGCCAGACCGCGGCCTTCAAGGCCGAGCTGCGGAACGCCGACCTTCTCCTGATCGACGACGTTCATTTCGTCGCCGGAAAGCAGAACACCCAGGAAGAGCTCTTCCACACCCTGATCGCCCTGATCGAGGATGGTCGTCGGGTGGTTCTCACGGCGGACAGGTCGCCCTCCGAGCTCTCGGAGATGGAGCCCCGGCTGCGCTCGCATCTCCAGTCCGGCCTGGTCTGCGGCATCGAGCCGGCTGACCGGACCCTCCGGCTAGGGATCCTCGAGCGCAAGCTCGCCATCCTGGCCCAGGCCGGCGGCTTCCTGCCCTCGGCCCGGAGCGAGGTCCTTCAGTTCCTGGCCGACCGCTTCACCGACTCCGTCCGCGAGCTGGAAGGCGCCCTCAACACCCTGGTGGCCCGGGTCGGCGGCGACATCGCCCGTCTGGGCCTGGATGAGGCCCAGGCCATCCTGCGGCCTCACCTGGCTTGCAGCGAGAAGCGGGTGACGGTGGACCAGATCCAGAAGGCCGTGGCCGAGCATTACGGCCTCAAGCAGGCCGACATCATCTCCGAGCGCCGCGCCCGCGTGGTCGCCCGGCCCCGCCAGGCCGCCATGTGGATCGCCAAGCAGATCACCACCCGGTCCCTGCCGGATATCGGCCGCCGGTTCGGAGGGCGCGACCACACCACCGTCCTCCACGCCGTACGCCGGATCGAGGCCCTGAAGCAGGATGACGCCGTCCTCGCCCGCGACCTGGACGCGATCATCCGCAAGCTGCGCAGCTAGATCTCGGCGCCTCAGCTGACCCTTCCGTCCGGGGTCTTGCCCCGGTCCACTCTCCCCGGGCCGCAGTTGCGCGCCCGAGGGGATCTCCCGGCGAAGCCGGGTGAGAGGGTCAACGGCGTTCGAGCTTTCGGATCAGGGCCAGGGCGTCTGGCGGCGGGGGCCGTTCAATGCGGCGGTAATCCCGGCAATCCTCCGTCCGCGACACCAGGCCCAGGGTGAACATCGAGCGTCGCAGCAGGGCCGGGTCGCCGATGAGGCTCAGGGCGTTCAGCCGCTGGTTGAACCCGACTTCCGAGAAGGACCTTCCGGGTTCGACCTGGGCCCAGAGCCCCCAGAGGGCGAGGGTCTGGAGCGAGGTCTTCGCGGGCCAGGTCGCCAGGCGGCCCTCGGCGTCGAAGTGACGGGCGGTTCGCTCCACCAGGACGAGATCCGGCGCAGGTCCGGGGTCCGCCGCCGGGACGGCGGTCGCATCGGGCCCGCCGGCGGCCTGCGCACGAAACTGCTGGAAGTTCCTGTGGCCGGCGGCCCGGGCCAGGATGTTCAGCATCTCGACATGGCCGGGCGGTTCTGTCCGGGCCGCCAGCTGCTCCCGGAGGGACTTGGCCAGGGCCGAGATGTCGTCGACTGCATACGGCAGGAAGGTTCTGGGCATCACGGATCCTCGTGCTGCGCCTGGCCCGTGAGGGCGGTGTCGGGGTCGCCGGCTTCGACCTGGCGCGGAAGGAAGGCGTCAGATGCGGAAAGAACTCGGATTGCGCAGGTTTAGCTCCCCTCGCGGGGCGGCGACGCCTGGGTGAACTGCAGACCCGGCCCCCGCATAGCGCGACGGGGCGGACATGGAAAGGGCGGCCGGATCGCTCCGGCCGCCCCTGAAGTCCGTCGGGAGGGAGGGCGGATCAGCCCTCGGCGTCCTCGCCGGCGCTTTCCTTCTTGGACAGGTCCTCGCCGGTCTCCTGGTCGACGACCTTCATCGACAGCCGGGTCTTGCCGCGGTCGTCGAAGCCGAGAAGCTTGACCTTCACGGACTGGCCTTCCTGCAGGACGTCAGAGACCTTGTTCACCCGCTCCGAGGAGATCTGGCTCACGTGGACCAGGCCGTCCTTGGCGCCGAAGAAGTTCACGAAGGCGCCGAAGTCGACGATCTTCACGACCTTGCCGGTGTAGATGGCGCCCAGTTCGGGCTCCGAGGCGATCGACTTGATCCAGTCGCGGGCCGCGTCGATCTTGGCCTGGTCGGGCGCGGCGATGCGGATGGTGCCATCCTCGCCAATGTCGACCTTGGCGCCGGTTTCAGCGGTGATTTCGCGGATCACCTTGCCGCCCGAGCCGATCACTTCGCGGATCTTGTCCACCGGGATCTTGATGGTCTCGATCTTGGGCGCGAATTCACCGAGCTCAGCGCGCGGGGCTTCCATGGCCTTGGCCATTTCGCCCAGGATGTGCTGGCGGCCGCCCTTGGCCTGCTCCAGCGCCTTGCGCATGATCTCCTCGGTGATCCCGGCGATCTTGATGTCCATCTGGAGGGAGGTGATCCCGTCCTCGGTGCCGGCCACCTTGAAGTCCATGTCGCCGAGGTGGTCCTCGTCGCCCAGGATGTCGGAGAGCACGGCGAAACCGTCCTTCTCGAGGATCAGGCCCATGGCGATGCCGCTGACCGGCTTCTTCAGGGGCACGCCGGCGTCCATCAGGGCCAGGGACGCGCCGCATACGGTGGCCATGGACGAGGAGCCGTTGGACTCCAGGACCTCGGACACCAGGCGCAGGGTGTAGGGGAACTCGTCATGCGAAGGCAGCATGGGGCGGACGGCCCGCCAGGCCAGCTTGCCATGACCCACTTCCCGACGCCCGGGGGCGCCCATCCGGCCGGTCTCGCCGACGCTGAAGGGGGGGAAGTTGTAGTGCAGCAGGAAGCGCTCGTAGTACTTGCCTTCGAGGGCGTCGATCAGCTGCTCGTCATCGCCGGTGCCCAGGGTGGCGACCACCAGGGCCTGGGTCTCGCCGCGGGTGAACAGGGCCGAGCCGTGGGCCCGGGTCAGGACGCCGACTTCCGAGACGATCGGGCGCACCTTGTCCACGGTCCGGCCGTCGATGCGGATACCCGTCTCGATGATGTTGCGGCGGACGACCTCAGCCTCGAGCTCCTTCAGCACGCCGGCCAGCTTCTGGCCGTCGGCGCCGGTCGGATTGGCTTCGGACTTGGCCAGGGCGGCTACGGCCTTGGCCTTGGCCTGGCTGACCGCGTCGTGGCGCTGGCCCTTTGCGACGATCTTGTAGGCGGACGCCAGGTCTGCGCCCACCAGCTTGCGGGCCTCGGCCTTGAGGGCCTCGGTGTCGTCGGGGGCGAACTCGAAGGGCTCCTTGGCCGCATGCTCGGCCAGCTCGATGATCGCGTCGATCACCGGCTGCATGGCCTTGTGCGCAAAGGTCACGCCGCCCAGGACCACCTCTTCGGAGAGCTCCTGGATCTCGGACTCCACCATCATGACCGCGTCGCTCGTGCCGGCGACGACCAGGTCCATGGCCGACTCCTTCATCTGGTCGAGGGTCGGGTTCAGGATGTACTCGCCATTGGCGTAGCCCACGCGGGCGCCGCCGATCGGGCCCATGAAGGGGGCGCCGGACAGGACCAGGGCGGCCGAGGCGGCGACCATGGCGACGATGTCAGGGTCGTTTTCGAGGTCATGGGCCAGCACGGTGGCGACCACCTGGACCTCGTTCTTGAAGCCCTCGACGAACAGCGGCCGGATCGGACGGTCGATCAGGCGCGAGGTCAGGGTTTCCTTCTGGCTCGGCGCGGCCTCGCGGCGGGGGAAGGAGCCGGGGATCTTGCCCGCGGCGTAGTACTTCTCCTGGTAGTTCACGGTCAGGGGGAAGAAGTCCTGCCCGGGCTTGGCGCTCTTGGCGTAGACGGCGGTGGCCAGCACCATTGTCTCGCCATAGGTGGCCAGGACGGAACCGTCAGCCTGGCGGGCCATGCGGCCGGTTTCGAGGGTCAGCGTGCGACCGCCCCACTCGATGGTCTTTCTCTTGATATCGAACATTTGGCTTCTTTCTTCTCCCGCGGGCGTATTCCCAGCGGGGGCGGACAGGGTGTCGGACGACCGAAATCCTCTCCAGGAACGACAGGCGCGGTGAGGATTTCTGTGGAACCCCCGACGTAGGACGGCGACCCCCGAATGGGCCTCCGCGCACCACCCCTGGTCCCCCGGCCTGTCGCGGGGGCGGCGGTGAATGAAGCCAGGGCCCCCTTCGGGGCCCCGGGAACTAGCGGCGCAGGCCGAGCTTCTCGATGATCGCCTGGTAACGGGCGACGTCGGAGGTCTTCAGGTGGTCCAGCAGACGGCGGCGTTGGGACACCATCTTCAGGAGGCCGCGGCGGGAGTGGTTGTCTTTCTTGTGGGTCTTGAAATGCTCGGTCAGGTTGGCGATCCGTTCGGACAGGATGGCCACCTGGACTTCAGCGCTTCCCGTGTCGCCCTGCGAGCGACCATGGGACTGGATGAGTTCCGCCTTGCGTTCCAGCGTAATCGACATCGTAAAGTCTCCGCTCTGGTCAGAGGTGAAAGACGCGTGCGGGTTCGAGCCGTCCCATACGCATCTCGCAGAGCGCCACCAGCGAACCGCCCTCCATGGCTGAAACGGTCCGGGATCCGGAGGTGAGCCGGGTCCTCAGGTCGTCAACCTGTCGGGGAACGAGAACGATGGGCCGTCCCTGCCTGAGCCTGAATGCGTCTTCTGTGGTCACGGCCAGCTCCGGGATGTCGTCCAGGGCGGTCTCGACCGGAAGCAGGGCGTCCAGGAGGGCGGCCTTATGCCCCAGATCCTCCAGGTTTTCCAGTGTAATCGCCCGGGCCTCCGTGAAGGGCCCCACCCGGGTCCGCCGCAGGGCGCTCACATGGCCGCAGGCGCCGAGGCGCTCGGCCAGATCCCGGACCAGGGACCGGACATAGACGCCCTTGCCGCAGTCGATCTCGATCTCGACATGGTCCGGGTCCGGCGCGGCGGTCACCCGGGCCCGGTGGATCACCACCCGGCGGGCCGCCAGCTCCACGGTCTCTCCCGCCCGGGCCAGGTCATAGGCGCGTTCGCCGGCCACCTTGATGGCTGAGTAGGCGGGAGGAACCTGGTCGATCTCGCCGACGAAGTCCGGCAGGGCCGCCTCGGTCGCTGCAGGGCTCGGCCGCACGTCGGAGGCCGCCGAGGTCTCACCCTCGCGGTCCAGGGTGGTCGTCGTCCGTCCCCAGGCGATGGTGAAGCGGTAGGTCTTGCCCGCCTCCATCATGAAGCTGACGGTCTTGGTCGCTTCGCCCAGGGCTATGGGCAGGACGCCTGTGGCCAGGGGGTCGAGGGTCCCGGCGTGACCAGCCTTCTGGGCGTTGAAGATCCTCCGGACCCGGCCGACGGCCTGGGTGGAAGTCAGGTCATAGGGCTTGTCCAGGCAGATCCAGCCCGAGACCGCCTCGCCGCTCTTGCGTCGCCCCACCTCAGTCCTCCCCGTCCGCCGTTTCGGATTGCCCATCGGGGTCCAGGTCGCGGGCGACGCGGGGGTCGCGGAACAGGGCCTCCATGCGGGCCGCCTCGGTAAAGCTCTCGTCGTGGGCGAACTTCAGGTCGGGGGTGAACTTCATGTCGATCCCCCGGCCCAGGCGGCCCCGCAGGAACTTCGCGTGGCGGTTCAGGCCCGCCACCACCCGCCCCGCATCCTGCCCGCCGAGGGGCTCGACGAAGGCGAAGGCGTGTCGCAGGTCCGGGCTCATCCGCACCTCCGTCACGGTCACGGACACGCCCGCCAGGTCGGGATCGGCGATCTCCTCCTCGCGGAGGATCTCGACCAGGGCGTGGCGGATCAGTTCTCCGGCCCGCAGTTGGCGCTGCGAGGGTCCGGCCGGGGCGCCGCGACCGGCGCCGGTATGCTTTTTCATGGGAGGGTCCCGGATGGCTGGCCCGGACCGCGGATCGGACGCGGGCTCGGGGAAAGGCGGGGGGTTCTAGTCGCGCGCAGGCCCCCTGTCCAGCGGCGCTGTCCTCAGGCGCCTGTCCGGCGCTGGAAGAAGTCGATCACCTTCTGCTCTGCGGCCTTGGTGGGGCCATCCTCGCGCAGGTGCAGGGTCAGGACCGAGTGCGGGGGCATGTCGGCCGGAGCGGCGTCGGCGTCGTCCAGCTCGACCGGATCGAAACGGTCGCCGAAGGTCGCCTTCAGGGTCTCGAAGCGGGCGTCCGGCACGAACCGGTCGGAGCGGAAGCGCAGGCCCATCACGGTCAGGTCCTCGGCTTCCAGCCGGTCCTTCACGCAGCGCAGGTCCGCGGGCGAGACGTCGATGTCGGCGCCCCGGGCGCGGGAGCCGAAGGGCACGGGCAGGGAGGGCTGGGACAGGACCGGCGCCACCACGGCCGGCTCGGTCATCATGGCCAGGGCGAAGCCGCCCGAGAAGCACATGCCCACGGCGCCCACTCCCGCCCCGCCGCATTCGGCGTGGGCCTTGCGGGCCAGGGCCCTCAGCCAGTCGGCGATCGGGCTGGTCCGCCCGGTCCGCCAGACGTTGAACTCGCGCCGGACGCAGAAGGCCGTGGCCATTGACTTCAGGGCGTAGCCGCCGCTGACCGGCCGGCCCGGATCGCCGATCAGGCTCGGCAGGAAGACGGTCATCCCGGCCTCGGCCACGCGGTCGGCGAAGCGGATGACCAGGGGGTGCAGGCCGGGGATCTCGTGGATCACGATGACGGCGGGTCCCTGTCCGCGACGCCAGACCGGACGGGTCCAGGGGCCGTCCTCGAACTCGAACTTCTCGTAGGCGGAGAGCGCATCTTCCCAGGCCATATCAGCCTCCCTCAGAGCCGGATCTTCAGCGAGGAGAGATCGCCCTCAAAGCCGCTCAGCCGCCACCGGCCCTCGGACGAGCGGGTGAAGACGAGGAGGCAGGGGCCGTCCTTCTCACGGGTCGCGCACACCCGCCCGTCAGGCTGGGCCTTCAGGCGGCTGGCGATGGCCACCGTCCCGGGCAGCGGCTTGTCAGGCGAATATCCGTAGGCCTCGGCCACCTGCCGGAAGACCCGCGGCTGGAGGAGGGCGTCGCCGGCCAGGTTGGCCAGGCCTGGAGCGACCACGGCCCCGAAACGGCCAAGGTCGAGGCCCTCGATCTTCAGGCGCCCGGCCTCCCGGGACAGGCGGGCGGTCATTTCCGCCTTCAGGGCCTCGCGGTCGACGCGGGCGTCGAAGGCGGCCCTGTCGTCGTCGCGGATGGCCACCAGCAGGGCGTGGACGTCGTTGGCGGCATCCAGCCGGTTGGCCGTCGCGCAGGCGGCGAGAAGGAAGAGCAGACCGGCGAGGGCGAGGCGTTTGATCATGAAACCCCCTGGGACGCGCATTCCGGAGAGGCGCATCCTAGAGGCTGCGCTTCACCTCTTCGATGTTGAAGCACTCGATGATGTCGCCTTCCTGGATGTCCTGGAAGCCCTGGAAGGCCATCCCGCACTCCACCCCGTTGCCGACCTCGGCCACCTCTTCCTTGAAGCGCTTGAGGGTCTGCAGGACCCCCAGTTCGAGGACGACGATATCGTTGCGCACGATCCGGACGCGGGCGCCGCGGCGCACCACGCCTTCGGTGACCCGGCAGCCGGCGACCTTGCCCACGCGGGTGATGTCGAACACCTGGAGGACCCGGGCGTTACCGAGGAAGGTTTCCCTCTGCTCGGGGGCCAGCAGGCCGGACATGACGCCCTTCACGTCATCGAGCAGGTCGTAGATGATCGCGTAGTAACGGATCTCCACGCCCTCGCGCTCGGCGAGCTGGCGGGCCTGGGTGGTGGCGCGGACGTTGAAGCCCAGGATGGGCGCGCCCGATCCCTTGGCCAGCATCACGTCGCTCTCGCTGATCGCCCCGGCGCCGGACAGGATGATCCGGGCGCGGACCTCGTCGGTGGCCAGCTTGTCCAGCGAGCCGACGATGGCCTCTGCGGATCCCTGGACGTCGGCCTTGATGATGACCGGCATCTCCGAGATCTTCTTGTCCTGCATCTTGGCCATGAAGTCGGCCATGGAGACGCCGCCGCCCACGGGGGCCCCGGCCTTCTCGCGCTTCAGGCGGATGCGGTATTCGGTCAGCTCGCGGGCGCGGGCCTCGGATTCCACCACGGCGAAGGCCTCGCCGGGGGACGGGGCGCCGTCCAGGCCCAGGATCTCCACCGGCTCGGAGGGCCCGGCCGAGACAACCTGTTCGTCCCGTTCGTTGAGCAGGGCGCGGACGCGGCCAAAGCTGGCGCCCGCCACGACGATGTCGCCGCGCTTCAGGGTGCCGCGCTTGACCAGGACGGTCGAGACGGCGCCGCGGCCACGGTCGATCTTGGACTCGATGACCACGCCTTCGCCGGTGCGGTCTGGGTTGGCCTTCAGCTCAAGCACCTCGGACTGCAGCAGGATGGCCTCGATCAGGTCGTCCAGGCCGGTCTTCTTCAGGGCCGAGACCTCGATGATCTGGGTCTCGCCGCCCAGGCTCTCGGCCACCACCTCATGCTGGAGCAGCTCGTTCACCACCCGGGTCGGGTTAGAGTCCGGCTTGTCCATCTTGTTGACGGCCACGATGATCGGGGTCCCGGCTGCGCGGGCGTGCTGGATGGCCTCGATCGTCTGGGGCATGACCCCGTCGTCGGCGGCGACCACCAGGACGACGATGTCCGTCACCTCCGCGCCGCGGGCGCGCATGGCGGTGAAGGCGGCGTGGCCGGGGGTGTCCAGGAAGGTCACCTTCTGGCCGTTGGGCAGCTTCACCTGGTAGGCGCCGATGTGCTGGGTGATGCCGCCGTGCTCGCCGCCGGCCACGTCGGCCTGGCGAAGGGCGTCCAGCAGCGAGGTCTTGCCGTGGTCGACGTGGCCCATGACCGCGACCACGGGGGCGCGGGTCTCCAGGTTCTCGTCCACGTCCTCGGCGCCCAGGAAGCCTTCCTCGACGTCGGAGTCCGAGACGCGCTTGACGGTATGGCCGAACTCGGTGGCGATCAGTTCCGCCGTGTCGCTGTCGATCACGTCGTTGATCTTCACCATCATCCCCTGGCGCATCAGGAACTTGATGACGTCGACGCCGCGGGTGGCCATCCGGTTGGACAGCTCGGCGACGGTGATCACGTCGGGGATGACCACCTCGCGGGCCACGCGGGCCTGCTCCTGCACGCCGCCCTTGCGCTTCTCGCGCTCACGCTCCCGGGCCCGGCGGACCGAGGCGAGGGAACGCATCCGTTCGACGGCGCCCTCGTCATCCCCGGCGACGGCCTGGATGGTCAGCCGCCCCTCGCGGCGCTGGGTGGCGCCCTTGGCGCGGCTGATCGGCTTTCCGGCCGCGTTGGCGGCCTTGCGGCGCGTATCCTCATCGTCGTCCACGCGGCGATCGAGGGTCTGGGAGCCGGGCCGGGGGGCCTGGCGGGTGGCGCGCTGGATCTCGGGGGTCGCCGGGGCGGCGGCCGGGGCCAGGCGCGGCGGCCTCGGACCGCCGGGGCGCGCGCCGTCGCGGGCGCCGGGCGCCGGGCGCGGCGACAGGGCCGAATAGCGGACAGGCTCGCCGCCCGGGGCTACGGGCCGGGGCGGCCGGGGGCCGCGATCGCCGTCACGCGGGCGGTCAGGGGCGCCGCGGTCGCGGGGCGGCTGGTCGGCCCGGGGCGCGCGCTGGCCGAAGCTGGTGTTCTCGAAGCGGCCGGCCGGACGTTCAGGTCGGTAGGTGGTGGTCGTCGGCCGGTCATCGCGACGTTCGCGGGACGGCTCGTAGGTCCGGGTCTGACCGGACGCGGCGGGCCGTGAGGGCTCGACCGGGGGGCGGGGCGCCGGCGCAGCGGGCGCCACAGCGGCCGGCGCCGCCGGAGCTGCGGGCGAGTCGGGGGCCGGCTGGGGCGCCGCCGGAGCGGGCGCTGGCGCCTGTGCTGCGGCTTCCGCCTGGGCTGCGGCGCGGGCGGCGGCCTCGGCCCTGGCGGCGGCTTCGGCGCGGGCGTTGGATTCCGCGGCCTGCCGGGCCTGGTGTTCGCGGGCGAGTTCGATCGCCCTCTGGCGGGCCTTGAGCTCCTCGGAGGACAGGCCGCCGTCAGAGGAGACCGGTGCGGCGGGCCGGGGCGCGGCCGGCGCGGCGGGGGGAGGCGTTCGGCGCTCGGCGGAGGACGGGGCGGCAAGGTTGCCCGGAGCCGGGCCGGCCGTGCGGGCGCGCTTGGTCTCGACCACCACCGTCTTCGAGCGGCCGTGGCTGAAGCTCTGCTTCACCGTGCCGGCGCTGACCGATCCGGCGCCGAGGCGCGGCTTGAGGGTCAGGGGCTGGCGTCCGCCGGGGGCGGAGGGACGGCCGTTGTCTTTATCGTCGCTCATGCGCTCGCTTTACATCCGGCCGGACGGGTCCAGCCCACTTCAAAATCCCTAGCCCTGGGCCGGGTCCGGCGTCCCGGGCGCCGAAGGGGGCGCCTCGATCCAGGACTCCGGAACCAGGGGGCGGAAACCCGAAAGCCGCTGGACATCCAATGTCCAGCGGTCGGAAGCCCGTCCCGCAAGGAAAGCGGTGTGTATCACATTCTCGCCGCCCAAGGCCAAACTCAATTCTTCACCGGTCCAGAGACCCGCCACCCCTGGCTGCGGAGAGGCCCTTCGGGCGGCGGCCAGGACCTTCCGGCGGCCGTCTGCGGCGCCGTCCGCGGCCTCGATGATCCAGGCGGCCCGCCCCGCCGCGATCGTCGCCACGACCTTCTCGAAGCCAAAGACCAGTTCTCCCGCCCGCCGGGCCAGGCCCAGTCCGTCGAGGAGGCGCCGCACCAGCAGGCGCTCGACCTGGTCCGCGAGGCCGGGATCCGCCTTCAGCGGCGCCCGCGCCGCCCGGCTGAACAGGCCCTTGCGGGCCGCGGCGTCCACCGACGCCCGGTCCGCCGCGACCCAAAGGCCGCGACCCGGCAGCCGGGCCGCGAGGTCCGGCGTGACCTGGCCTCCGGGCCCTGCGGCGAAGCGGATCAGGGACTCGCGCGGGCGCACCTGTCCCGACACCAGGTCCCGGCTCTCGCGGGAGGCCTCGGCGTGGGTCTTCGGGGTCCTGGGCCCGGCGACGGTCACTCCGGCGTCAGGCCTCCCGGGCGCCCGGCTGGCCGAAGACGATGTCCTCTTCGCTCAGCTCGGCCTCGATCTCTTCCTCCACCTCTTCGGGGGGGGCCTCGATCCAGCCCATGGCGACCCGGGCGCGCATGATCAGGGCCTCGGCCTCGGCGGCGTCGAGGCTGAAGGCGTCCAGGACGCCCGGCTCGCGCACGCGCTCGCCGTTGCGGGTCTCGTACCATCCGCGCAGGTCGTCGGGGACCAGGCCGGCGAGGTCCTCGACGGACTTCACCTCGCCCTCGCCGAGGGCCACGGCCACCGGCAGGGTCACGCCCTCGATCTCCAGGAGGCCGTCCTCGACGCCCAGTTCACGGCGGCGGGCGTCCAGCTCGGCGGCCTCACGCTCCAGGTGATCCCGGGCCCGGGCCTGGATCTCCTCGGCGGTGTCCTCGTCAAAGCCCTCGATGTTGGCGACTTCCGAGGCGTCCACATAGGCCACGTCCTCGACGGTGGCGAAGCCCTCGGTGACCAGCAGCTGGGCGATGACCTCGTCCACGTCCAGGGCCTCCTGGAACAGGGCGGTGCGCTCGGCGAACTCGCGCTGGCGGCGCTCGCTCTCCTGGCTCTCGGTCATGATGTCGATCTGCCAGCCGGTCAGCTGGGACGCCAGGCGGACGTTCTGGCCGCGCCGGCCGATGGCCAGGGACAGCTGCTCGTCCGGCACCACCACCTCGACGCGCTCGTCCTCCTCGTCCATCACCACCTTGGACACCTCTGCGGGCGCCAGGGCGTTGACGATGAAGGTGGCCTCGTCGGGGTTCCACTGGATGATGTCGATCTTCTCGCCCTGGAGCTCGGCCACCACGGCCTGGACCCGGCTGCCGCGCATGCCGACGCAGGCGCCGACAGGGTCGATGGAGCCGTCATTGGAGACCACGGCCATCTTGGCCCGGCTGCCAGGATCGCGGGCCACGGCGCGGATCTCGATGACCCCATCGTAGACCTCGGGCACTTCCTGGGCGAAGAGCCTGGCCAGAAAGCCGCCATGCGCCCGGCTCAGCAGGATCTGCGGGCCCTTGGCCTCACGCCGTACGTCGTAGATGTAGCAGCGGATCCGGTCGCCGATGTTGAAGTTCTCGCGCGGGATGGACTGGTCGCGGCGCATGATGCCCTCGCCGCGGCCCAGGTCGACGACG
The sequence above is a segment of the Phenylobacterium parvum genome. Coding sequences within it:
- the dnaA gene encoding chromosomal replication initiator protein DnaA; translated protein: MVMANGSVSKDGASGEAWSKTCQILRRELGEATFGSWLGQASLREQDGDVCLVAATGVARDWIRRHAWRRIGELWAQNDPMGRNLALKSKMEFEGQASAAPAPLAAAPAAQAPAAERTAPEVSARRPAPEPAEARPSLSGARQQGLQERFSFETFVPGPSNEFAFAVARRVATWADGHFNPVLFHGPYGFGKTHLLNALAWEAMSTGEAKRVVYLTAERFTSTFVRAIQDRQTAAFKAELRNADLLLIDDVHFVAGKQNTQEELFHTLIALIEDGRRVVLTADRSPSELSEMEPRLRSHLQSGLVCGIEPADRTLRLGILERKLAILAQAGGFLPSARSEVLQFLADRFTDSVRELEGALNTLVARVGGDIARLGLDEAQAILRPHLACSEKRVTVDQIQKAVAEHYGLKQADIISERRARVVARPRQAAMWIAKQITTRSLPDIGRRFGGRDHTTVLHAVRRIEALKQDDAVLARDLDAIIRKLRS
- a CDS encoding DUF2087 domain-containing protein, giving the protein MPRTFLPYAVDDISALAKSLREQLAARTEPPGHVEMLNILARAAGHRNFQQFRAQAAGGPDATAVPAADPGPAPDLVLVERTARHFDAEGRLATWPAKTSLQTLALWGLWAQVEPGRSFSEVGFNQRLNALSLIGDPALLRRSMFTLGLVSRTEDCRDYRRIERPPPPDALALIRKLERR
- the pnp gene encoding polyribonucleotide nucleotidyltransferase, which codes for MFDIKRKTIEWGGRTLTLETGRMARQADGSVLATYGETMVLATAVYAKSAKPGQDFFPLTVNYQEKYYAAGKIPGSFPRREAAPSQKETLTSRLIDRPIRPLFVEGFKNEVQVVATVLAHDLENDPDIVAMVAASAALVLSGAPFMGPIGGARVGYANGEYILNPTLDQMKESAMDLVVAGTSDAVMMVESEIQELSEEVVLGGVTFAHKAMQPVIDAIIELAEHAAKEPFEFAPDDTEALKAEARKLVGADLASAYKIVAKGQRHDAVSQAKAKAVAALAKSEANPTGADGQKLAGVLKELEAEVVRRNIIETGIRIDGRTVDKVRPIVSEVGVLTRAHGSALFTRGETQALVVATLGTGDDEQLIDALEGKYYERFLLHYNFPPFSVGETGRMGAPGRREVGHGKLAWRAVRPMLPSHDEFPYTLRLVSEVLESNGSSSMATVCGASLALMDAGVPLKKPVSGIAMGLILEKDGFAVLSDILGDEDHLGDMDFKVAGTEDGITSLQMDIKIAGITEEIMRKALEQAKGGRQHILGEMAKAMEAPRAELGEFAPKIETIKIPVDKIREVIGSGGKVIREITAETGAKVDIGEDGTIRIAAPDQAKIDAARDWIKSIASEPELGAIYTGKVVKIVDFGAFVNFFGAKDGLVHVSQISSERVNKVSDVLQEGQSVKVKLLGFDDRGKTRLSMKVVDQETGEDLSKKESAGEDAEG
- the rpsO gene encoding 30S ribosomal protein S15, whose translation is MSITLERKAELIQSHGRSQGDTGSAEVQVAILSERIANLTEHFKTHKKDNHSRRGLLKMVSQRRRLLDHLKTSDVARYQAIIEKLGLRR
- the truB gene encoding tRNA pseudouridine(55) synthase TruB, producing MGRRKSGEAVSGWICLDKPYDLTSTQAVGRVRRIFNAQKAGHAGTLDPLATGVLPIALGEATKTVSFMMEAGKTYRFTIAWGRTTTTLDREGETSAASDVRPSPAATEAALPDFVGEIDQVPPAYSAIKVAGERAYDLARAGETVELAARRVVIHRARVTAAPDPDHVEIEIDCGKGVYVRSLVRDLAERLGACGHVSALRRTRVGPFTEARAITLENLEDLGHKAALLDALLPVETALDDIPELAVTTEDAFRLRQGRPIVLVPRQVDDLRTRLTSGSRTVSAMEGGSLVALCEMRMGRLEPARVFHL
- the rbfA gene encoding 30S ribosome-binding factor RbfA — encoded protein: MKKHTGAGRGAPAGPSQRQLRAGELIRHALVEILREEEIADPDLAGVSVTVTEVRMSPDLRHAFAFVEPLGGQDAGRVVAGLNRHAKFLRGRLGRGIDMKFTPDLKFAHDESFTEAARMEALFRDPRVARDLDPDGQSETADGED
- a CDS encoding dienelactone hydrolase family protein produces the protein MAWEDALSAYEKFEFEDGPWTRPVWRRGQGPAVIVIHEIPGLHPLVIRFADRVAEAGMTVFLPSLIGDPGRPVSGGYALKSMATAFCVRREFNVWRTGRTSPIADWLRALARKAHAECGGAGVGAVGMCFSGGFALAMMTEPAVVAPVLSQPSLPVPFGSRARGADIDVSPADLRCVKDRLEAEDLTVMGLRFRSDRFVPDARFETLKATFGDRFDPVELDDADAAPADMPPHSVLTLHLREDGPTKAAEQKVIDFFQRRTGA
- a CDS encoding DUF2939 domain-containing protein encodes the protein MIKRLALAGLLFLLAACATANRLDAANDVHALLVAIRDDDRAAFDARVDREALKAEMTARLSREAGRLKIEGLDLGRFGAVVAPGLANLAGDALLQPRVFRQVAEAYGYSPDKPLPGTVAIASRLKAQPDGRVCATREKDGPCLLVFTRSSEGRWRLSGFEGDLSSLKIRL